A region of the Perognathus longimembris pacificus isolate PPM17 chromosome 7, ASM2315922v1, whole genome shotgun sequence genome:
GGCCTGTGAGCAGCAggcagccccgcccccaccccacagggACATTCTCCTGAGCCCtggttctctttctcttctctgcagTGATGTGCCCGAGGGTGCCGAGACTTTTGGGGTCTCTGGGAGCTCTGGGGTGGAGGTCTTCACCGTCCGCGGCCCCTCGCGGGTGACAAAGCCCGCAGGCAAGGCCCGCTGGCCCCTGGAGGGCGACACCGAGGTGGTTGTCTCCGTGGACACAGTCAGCAAGGATCTAGATGACCTCCAGGTGAGAGCCCCCCTCCGTAGAGCACCCTCCCCACGACACCCCCACTCACAGACCACCCAACTCAACCAAACCCCACCCAGGGCGAGTCGACACCCACGCAGCCTGTCCTGGGCACGCTCCCACGAATCACCCAGCACCCCATCTCCACACCCCTACAGAGGATGTGTCCGGCTGGCCTTGCTTAATCCCGGCCTTCACCCCTGAGTTCATTACATCCCCTGAGGGCCCAGCCACTccggctgcccccccacccctccctggctCCGCTGGGGTATCAGCTGTGCCCGCCCCGGGGCGCCACCCCTGGCTCTTAGCAGCCGCTTCCTTCTGCAGGTGACGGTGTCGTACTTTGGGCCTCGGGAGGGCCGTGCCCTGGGCCACAGCGTGCTGTACCTCACTGGCGTGGGTGAGTGCCCTTCCTGTGCTAGCTggggtggggcgggtgggggggggggggagggcacaaTGCGGCTCCCGGGAGCCCCTGCCGGGCTCCTTCCACCTCGGAAGACGCTGCAccctccaagttcaagtccacgTTCAAGGCCGCCTGCGGGCCCTCAAGGCAGAGCCGCACCGGGGCCCCAGGCCAGCCGCACAGGCCTCCCCAGGGTGGGGGACGGTCCCCAGGGCCGGACGTCGGGTCCTCACGGGGCTCGTGGACCTGGACACGGAGAGCACACCGATGGaagcccttctccttcctttccagaTGTTTCTCTCGATGTGGACACGCGCCGCACCGGCAAGGCAAGGAAGAGCCGGAGTGACAAGGTGAGGCCTGCTTGCCTTCCCGTAGGCCACAGGGCTGAGCCGGGGTGGACAGGGCCCTCCCTGgtgtgcagctgtgtgtgtgtgtgtggggggggtgatgGCTGTACAAGCTGGGGCGCTCCCGTCCACCCCCGAGTCCAGGCCCTTCTTTAAATGGTTACGTAAACCTGGGAGACAGACATCTACAGGCTGACAGCTGCCCAGGTCAGCTCCAGCTGCTTCCTggagaccccccccacccccaccccggggtccCCCCTGACCTCAGCCTTTCTGATTTGCCATAGAAAACCTGGCACTGGGGCCCCGAGGGCCACGGGGCCATCCTGCTGGTGAACTGCGACAAGGAGAGTCCGAGGTCCACGGAGCCGGACCTGAGGCACAGCCAGCTGACCTCGCTGGACGGTAGGGGACAGGAAGCGGCTGgcccgcctgtaatcccagctcctcaggaggctgagaccccagGGTCAAGGCTGGaaggccggcctgggcaggaaaggcccggGAACCACCAGAACCCGGGCGTGGTAGAGCTCGAGCATTGAGCATTGAGCGgcaaagctcagggccagggccggGCCCCGAGGTCAGGCTCTCGAACGGGCACACACCCACATGGGGGCCGCTCTCCCAGACCTGCAGGACATGTCGCCCATGGTGCTGAGCTGCGGGGGCCCCGATGACGTCTTCCGCCGCCACAAGCTGGTTCTCCAAGTGTCCGCACCAGACTCCCAGAGACTGCGAGTCTTCTGTGCGCGGGGTGAGTGGCCCGGCTGGCCGGGCCcctgccgccccccacccccgccttccccctcctcccccctcccacggccctcccgccccgccccagccccggtcCAGTTCCACCCGCTCCTCCCTAGGTGGCACCGGCCTGGCCCACTACCAGATGGTGCTGGGGCCCGCGCGCCTCTCCTACGCCGTGGACCGGCAGCCGGGCGAGCGGGAGATCGCGTTCCACGTGGAGGGGCTCAGCTTCCCCGACGCCCACTTCCAGGGGCTCGTCTCGCTCAGCGTCAGCCTGGTGgacacaggggtgtgtgtgtgtgtgtgtgtgtgtgtgtgtgtgcagggcgcCGGTGGAGGCTGAGGGGCTTGAGGACTAGGAGTGGAGGcttctggtgggggaggggcaggcgagAGGGGAACGGCAGGGAAGCCTGTGGGCCCCCGTCCCCTGTCCCCCGGGGGAACCACTGACCCCGCCCCACCTCGCCCCAGGCCCTGTCCGAGGTGGACCTCTTCACAGACACTGTGGTCTTCCGCGTGGCCCCCTGGATCATGACACCGAACACCCAGCCCCCCTTGGAGCTGTATGTGTGCAGGtgagccctcccccctcccccatcccccaggggctgtgtgtgtgcaggtgagccctccctcctcccccatcccccaggggCTGTGTGTGCAGgttagccctccccctcccccatcccccaggggCTGTGTGTGCAGgttagccctccccctcccccatcccccaggggCTGTGTGTGCAGGtgagccctcccccctcccccatcccccaggggctgtgtgtgtgcaggtgagccctccctcctcccccatcccccaggggCTGTGTGTGCAGgttagccctccccctcccccatcccccagggctgtgtgtgtgcaggtgagccctccccctcccccatcccccagggctgtgtgtgtgcaggtgagccctccccctcccccatctcccaggcctgtgtgtgtgcaggtgagccctccccatcccccaggggctgtgtgtgtgcaggtgagccccccacccccatcccccagggctgtgtgtgtgcaggtgagccctccccctcccccatcccccaggggCTGTGAGTGTGCAGgtgagccctccccctcccccatcccccaggggCTGTGAGTGTGCAGGtgagccctcccccctcccccatcccccaggggctgtgtgtgtgcaggtgagccctcccccctccccatcccccagggctgtgtgtgtgcaggtgagccctccccctcccccatcccccaggggctgtgtgtgtgcaggtgagccctcccccctcccccatcccccaggggctgtgtgtgtgcaggtgagccctcccccctcccccatcccccaggggctgtgtgtgtgcaggtgagccctcccccctcccccatcccccagggctgtgtgtgtgcaggtgagccctccccctcccccatcccccagggctgtgtgtgtgcaggtgagccctcccccatcccccaggcctgtgtgtgtgcaggtgagcccccccccccatcgctgGGCTTGGCGGTGCTGGCAAGGGCACTGGCAGGGTGCTCTCCCCTGCCCGCCCAGTCCCTGAGGACAGATGAGGGCAGGGCAGGTGGCCTTGGAGTTCCGGGCTTCTCCACTGGGCAGCTTGGGTCCCTACCGAGGCCACGGCTCCTGCCGGTACCCCTCCCCCTCTgtccaggccccctccccctccccctgcccccttctcCACCCCCATCCTGCCCCTGTCCAGTCCCACTGTAGAGCCCTGAACACTGGGGTTTGGCCTGGGCAGGGGGGCCAGGCGCTGCCCAGGCCTGGGCGCCACAGGAGACGGGGCCTTTCTCCCACGCTGGTGACCCCTGTGCCTGCTGAGAACGGGGACTCGGCCTCCTGGGTGCCCAGGGTGCCCGGGGGGGCAGGGCCACGGGTCCCCCAGCATCCTGGTCAGACCCCCTCAGCCAGCGCGTGGGCCTCCACCCGGAgaccatccctcctcctcctgtctgttGGCCTCCCCACGCTGACCTTACGCTCAGGGCCCCTCGCGTGGACCAGGGGTGGGCAGGGCTGCGGGTCCTCTCGCTGACACCTCACCTGGTAAAGTTGGGCCCCAGGCTGACTCCGCGGTGGCCCTGAGCTGCCTGACTGGTTATGGTGCCCGGCCTCTGGGCTTGGAGTCtggcctggccccctccccccaccccgcctgctccctcctccccccgcctgcccccctcccctgctgtGATCTGGGGGCACATGTGTCCCCCAGGCAGAGGCCAGGCCGGTGCAGCTGCCATCTGAGGAGGGCGTCGCCGTCTTTTGCAGTGTGATGGATTCCCATGGCTCAAACGAGAAGTTTCTGGACGACATGGCTTACCTGGCGATGAAGGCCAACTGCAAGTTGATCGTCTGCCCCCGGGTAGAAAACCGCAACGACCGCTGGATCCAGGTGGGTGGGAAGAGAAAAGAGCAGAcgcggctgggggaggggccgagCCCCCAGGACGAGGGGGGGGCGGGCAACTCCCACAGCCAGGGGTACCGGGAGGCGTCTTTCCCACCCCGGCCTCGTCCTGCCCCGCCCGCTGGGGACACCTGTTCTCCTCGCCACTGCAGCTCTGTCTTCTCTCCTGCCCAGGATGAGATGGAGTTTGGCTACATCGAAGCCCCCCACAAATCTTTCCCCGTGGTCTTCGACTCCCCTCGAAACAGAGGCCTGAGGGACTTCCCGTACAAGAAGATTCTGGTGTGTGCAAAGGACAGGCCGGGAGTCCTCGGGAGGCCCCTCTTGTGGGAGTCCCTGGTCAGGCCTCACCTGGCACACAAGGGCCCAGAAACCGGAAGGGGGCGGGGCAAAGGGTACAGAAGGCGGGGATGTAGATTATATGCAGATGGCATGCAAATGGGCAACTCCCCATTCTTCAGGAGAGCAAAAGAGCAAAGTTCCCTCAGGTAAGGGGTTCCCAGCAGGGGAACTAATGGAGGGGTCAGCCCTGGGGAGACCAAACCCAGTGCAACGAGTCCTCCAgtgctcccttccccttccccttcttccttcctccctcccccatccctcccttcctcccccctcactgaaactagggcttgaactaagaagcTCACGCGCTTGCTTAGCTCTTCAGTTAaatgctggcgctctaccacttgagccctatctCCACTACAGGCTTTTTGCTCGCTCACTGGAGATAGGaacctcatgggctttcctgcctgggctggttttgaactgtgctccccagatctcagcctcccgagtagctgggattacaggcgtgagccaccagggcctggcttctccGTTATTTATCTTCCCTTTTCCTTGGATCAGATTTGCTTGATATGGAAGCTGAGAGGCTCCAACCTGTTTGTttggtgtgttgtttttttggtcctcctgtgtgtgttgggggcCCCAGTGTTAATGGCTGCGTTTCTCTATGACTTGGCGTGCCACTCACCATCCACGCACTTGGGTTTGTTCTTTGGctttggtgtttgaactcagtgcacgCTACACCTGCACTCCACCGCGAGGCcccgcctccagccccttttgtccaggctggcctaggcgGTGCTCCTCTCACGCGTGCTTCCTGGAGTCTGGGAGGCTGGGCCTGAGCCGCTGCACCCAGACATTGGTTGAGACGGAGTCTTTCAAATTTCTTCTCTTTAACAGTTTTTTCTTTGGCCATGGCTGGCCTTGATCTCTGCCTTTTCACGCGGGATCGCAGGCTGGAGTCCCACAGCCAGGCTGCGGGTTCTTTAGGCGGGTGCCGCTTAACTCGCAGACACTTGGGTCTTTCCGCGGCTCTCCGTGGCTGACTGGTCCTTCGCTGCCTGGCCTCGCAGATGGGGCGTTCATCAGTCACAGGGAACCCCGGGATCTTTCAGGCTGAGGAGGAAGGAACAGGAGACCCCAGACACTCCCCCTTTCCGTCCTGACTGACCCCCTCCTGCTGGGGCCGGGTCTTGCTGCTCCTTCCCTAGGGCCCTGACTTCGGCTACGTCACCCGCGAGGTCCAGTTCGCTGGCTCCTCCAGCCTGGATTCCTTCGGCAACCTGGACGTCAGCCCGCCGGTCACGGTGGGTGGCAGGGAGTACCCGCTGGGCCGGGTCCTCATCGGAGGCAGCTTCCCCAAGTGAGTggccagctgggggggggggggggtgaggcggAGGGCAATGGCAGCACCCGCAGTtcccctgggggggggcagggggcgatGGCAGCATCCACAGTTCCCCAACCTGGTAGGCGGCCAGCACTGTCCGCCTGGAATCCCAGAATTCGAGACTCAGATGTAACACCAACCCAGGAGTGGCCCCAAGGCCTTCGATCCGCCTCACTGGATGCGTGTAAATCCATCGCCAGTATTAAATACAGCAACTGAccacaggtttttaaaaataggcaggtctcgccaggcactggtggctcgcgcctgtcaccgtaggtagctactcaagaaagaggccgagctctgaggatggcGGGGTGAGGCCAGCCCCGCAGGGAAGCCTGGGAGGATTTttgcctctaattaaccagcaaaaagccgcgCGTGGGGCTGTGGGCTCGGGTGGTGAGGCTGCCGCCCTTGAGTGAAATAAACcaagagacagtgccaggccccgagtccaagccctggactggcagGTGTGCAAATGcacgtgcgtacacacacacacacacacacacacacacacacacacacaccacagccaaTCTCTCGGCTTCTGGGAAAGCTAGGAGCTCGGGTCTTTGGAGTCAGGTGAccttgggttcaagtcctgcCCTCGTGGCCACTGACCAGTGAGTGATTAGAACTAAGTCACATGACCAGCGCTTACCACAGTGCTCTGCACATAGTAGGTACTCGACTGAAGAAAAATCCTACTTAGTGCCTACCAGGCAGGGCTGGAAATACTAGGGTAGACACACTACTCTAGACCCCATGCCTCGGTTTCTCTAGCTGTAAAAGGGGCCCAGTAgacaccccctccctcccgctgATGAGCAGCGCCCCTGGGATACAGAACGCGTAAACCACCTTTTGGAGGCTTGGTGTAACTCCTCGCCCCCTACCCCCTCTACCTGTGGGGCGGGTTAGATGGGAGGCTGAGGCTCAGCCAAGGGAGATTCCTGGCATTCGTTCATTCCGTCTTTCCCCAGTTTCAAGGGCTGTGCTTTGAGGCTTGCTAAGCGACAGGCGAGGGGCCCTTGTGCAGGGGTTCAGGAATACCCCAGGCGGGGTGTCTACAGTCACCCCTTCCCCACGGGATAAAGGGAAGAAGGGACTTCAAGACGTGGCCACTTCAGAGGGTGTTCCGGGGAGTGGAGCGGCacgtgccaaggccctgaggcagAAACATGCCAGGGACCTGGAAGGAAAAGCGGGGAGACCAGTGGGGCTGGAGCTGagtgtgggggtggcggggggggcggggggagggcggagcGCTGAGCTCAGCAGCGGTGGCGCATGGTGAGAAGAGCTGCAGAGCTAACAGGATTAAaggaggcaccagtgcccagagcGGGCACAGGACGTGTTTGTTATACAGACGCACCTCCCTTTCCTCAGCTTGGGTTCTCTACCCTCTGTCCTTCATGCTAGAAGGTTCTTTGGGTGTTTCCGCCCCCTGGTGGCGGCTTTGATGGAGCTGAAGACTCCTgtcggggtcggggtgggggggccggccCTCCctctgtggtggggggagaggaggagaggacagccccccaccccccacccccccaccccccggctcaGGAGTGGCCACTTTGGGGCCTGCGTGCTCTGGAGTCAGCCCCTCTCCTTTGGGGCGTCCTCCCGGCCCCGGGCCCAGCATGGGCTCCCAGCCTCGGTTTCCCCTCCGACGGGAGGGCTGTGGTGAGGGTCCCCGGGTGACGCACgcgcgtgtcccccccccccccgcccaggtccAGCGGACGGCGGATGGCCCGGGTGGTGCAGGACTTCCTGCGGGCCCAGCGGGTGCAGGCGCCCGTGGAGCTGTACTCCGACTGGCTGTCCGTGGGCCACGTGGACGAGTTCCTGAGCTTCGTGCCCACTTCTGACCGGAAGGTGCGCCCCCCCCGCCTCCgcctccccccccgccctcttCCCACGGCCAGCCTCAGGGGTGCCAgggcaaagcccccccccccagggtcagAGGCACctgctggggcggggcctggggtccGGCGGGGTCACGGGGTCCGGCGGGGTCACGGGGTCAGGCGGGGTCATGGGGCAGGCTCGGGAGGAGGGAAGCCCCCCCTGCACAGTTACCAAGAGTCTGTTGAGCCCAGTCTAGAGGAGTGTAGGGGTTGAGACTACAGCTACCCGggagagagctgaggatcacggttcaaagccagcctgggcaggaagtctgtgagatgcttatcccccaatgaagcaccaaaaacaaGTGaatacataaaaagccagaagtggagcggcggctcaagtggtagagcgccagccttgagggagaaagctcaggacagtgcccaggccccgagttcaagccccgttacTGGCACGCGCACGTGAGAACAACACAAAAATACTAAGTTTACTCAGACCAAACCCATCCGCTGAAAGCCAGGGATGACACTTGCTATAAATTGTTACCTACGAAGTCGCAAACGCTGCATTCACTTTACTTCCTAGAACCCTCTCACTAgcctgttattattactattattgttgttgctattttatgTTTCCTATCTCCCAAGTAAGGAAAGAGCTCAGAGGAGTCATTAACTCATCCTGGCTCGCTCAGCCTGCAAGTGGCAGGGTAGCATTCACACACAGATGAGGGCCCTGATCTGACAGAGGACCCCG
Encoded here:
- the LOC125354641 gene encoding protein-arginine deiminase type-1-like, with translation MAPRGAVRLSLNKPSYAVCVVGVETLVAVHSDVPEGAETFGVSGSSGVEVFTVRGPSRVTKPAGKARWPLEGDTEVVVSVDTVSKDLDDLQVTVSYFGPREGRALGHSVLYLTGVDVSLDVDTRRTGKARKSRSDKKTWHWGPEGHGAILLVNCDKESPRSTEPDLRHSQLTSLDDLQDMSPMVLSCGGPDDVFRRHKLVLQVSAPDSQRLRVFCARGGTGLAHYQMVLGPARLSYAVDRQPGEREIAFHVEGLSFPDAHFQGLVSLSVSLVDTGALSEVDLFTDTVVFRVAPWIMTPNTQPPLELYVCSVMDSHGSNEKFLDDMAYLAMKANCKLIVCPRVENRNDRWIQDEMEFGYIEAPHKSFPVVFDSPRNRGLRDFPYKKILGPDFGYVTREVQFAGSSSLDSFGNLDVSPPVTVGGREYPLGRVLIGGSFPKSSGRRMARVVQDFLRAQRVQAPVELYSDWLSVGHVDEFLSFVPTSDRKGFRLLLASPSACLKLFQEKKEEGHGEAAQFEGLKHKAKRTINELLEDRHLRKDSLHVQKCIDWNREVLKRELGLAESDIVDIPQLFFLKGAYAEAFFPDMVNMVVLGKYLGIPKPYGPLIQGRCCLEERVRALLEPLGLRCVFIDDFLSYHKLLGEIHCGTNVRRRPFGFKWWHVAP